The Bacteroidales bacterium genome contains a region encoding:
- a CDS encoding M20/M25/M40 family metallo-hydrolase gives MKRNRAFSLILFLILICVFASYCTKDEETEAERKEALTIKFNSEINADSLKSVVTWLQQMGTRFALAENRKNVAISIKKRFERLGYTNVRLDSFPINKIYRNVSYYQNWQYNVIASITGSVYPDSICIIGGHYDNILKTGDPFTAAPGANDNASGVAAALEIARVFKTNNYKPDNTIEFIAFGAEELGLFGSFYYSDYARINSKKIKLMLNNDMIAFNPSSNKSDWSVNIMDYDNSHNLRKEAEVISGQFTDLKTYNYNTYNKQSDSYPFFVNGFKALFFISATSDPYYHTLDDTADKYNFEFCREIVKLNCAILIDKN, from the coding sequence ATGAAGAGAAACAGAGCTTTCAGTCTGATATTATTTTTAATCCTGATCTGCGTTTTCGCTTCATACTGTACAAAAGATGAAGAGACTGAAGCAGAAAGAAAAGAGGCATTGACAATTAAGTTCAATTCTGAGATTAATGCTGACTCTCTGAAATCAGTTGTAACATGGCTCCAGCAGATGGGTACAAGGTTTGCCCTGGCAGAAAACCGCAAAAATGTTGCTATAAGTATTAAAAAACGTTTTGAAAGACTGGGATATACGAATGTCAGGCTGGATTCATTTCCCATTAATAAGATCTACAGAAATGTATCGTATTACCAGAATTGGCAGTATAATGTAATAGCCTCAATTACCGGCTCTGTTTATCCCGACTCAATTTGCATTATCGGAGGTCACTATGACAACATTCTAAAAACCGGCGATCCCTTCACGGCAGCGCCCGGGGCCAATGATAATGCAAGCGGAGTAGCTGCTGCACTTGAAATAGCGAGAGTTTTTAAAACAAACAATTATAAACCCGATAATACAATAGAATTTATTGCTTTCGGGGCAGAGGAGTTAGGGTTGTTCGGCAGCTTTTATTATTCTGATTATGCCAGGATAAACTCGAAAAAGATAAAGCTGATGCTGAATAATGACATGATCGCCTTTAATCCATCATCAAATAAATCTGACTGGAGTGTGAACATTATGGACTATGATAATTCACACAATCTGAGGAAAGAAGCTGAAGTGATATCAGGGCAATTTACTGATCTGAAAACTTATAACTATAATACCTATAATAAGCAAAGTGACAGCTATCCTTTTTTTGTAAACGGATTCAAGGCTCTCTTTTTTATATCGGCAACTTCTGATCCCTATTATCACACTTTAGATGATACTGCCGACAAATACAATTTTGAGTTTTGCCGTGAAATAGTAAAATTAAATTGTGCAATTCTGATTGATAAAAACTGA
- a CDS encoding phosphodiester glycosidase family protein, producing the protein MKRRSVLIFCLLVILLVLSGPLTGQITGFEKVKWDRERIAPGLIWKSAHTILNDSIPQNLNVLTVNTRRRRIALYYESGKNSVLSKQAVNSGALAAVNGGFFNIRDGGSVAYIRTGGLIKDSDTSKIWSRNANMTGSFLVNKTGDVFIEEAHTNSWYDTHPEYGEVLVTGPLLLSGNKRIQLPLTPLVVNKHPRTVVGKKSKHKIVIVTIDGRTDQAAGLTINEVTQLMQLLGCKDAVNFDGGGSTTMWISGKPFNGVVNMPCDNKKFDHEGDRAVSDILVIR; encoded by the coding sequence ATGAAAAGGAGATCAGTTCTGATTTTTTGCCTGCTTGTAATTTTACTTGTTCTCTCTGGTCCACTGACTGGTCAGATCACAGGATTTGAAAAGGTTAAATGGGATCGCGAAAGAATTGCCCCCGGGTTAATCTGGAAATCAGCACATACAATCTTAAATGATTCAATTCCCCAGAATCTGAATGTACTTACAGTTAACACCAGAAGAAGGAGAATTGCTCTCTACTATGAATCTGGAAAAAACAGTGTCCTGAGCAAACAGGCTGTGAATTCAGGTGCCCTCGCTGCTGTCAATGGCGGTTTCTTTAATATCAGGGACGGAGGATCTGTAGCATACATTAGAACGGGGGGATTGATAAAGGATTCAGATACTTCAAAAATCTGGAGCCGGAATGCAAATATGACCGGGTCATTTCTTGTGAATAAAACTGGTGATGTATTTATTGAAGAAGCTCATACAAACAGCTGGTATGATACTCATCCCGAGTATGGTGAAGTACTTGTAACCGGACCATTATTATTGTCGGGAAATAAACGGATACAGCTTCCTCTTACTCCTCTGGTTGTAAACAAACATCCCAGGACAGTTGTAGGAAAGAAAAGCAAACATAAAATAGTTATCGTAACGATTGACGGCAGAACTGACCAGGCTGCTGGACTTACAATTAATGAAGTAACTCAGCTGATGCAACTGCTTGGATGTAAAGACGCTGTTAATTTCGACGGCGGAGGTTCAACAACAATGTGGATCTCGGGAAAACCATTCAACGGAGTTGTAAACATGCCCTGCGATAATAAGAAATTTGACCATGAAGGAGATAGGGCTGTGTCTGATATCCTTGTAATACGATGA
- a CDS encoding pyridoxal phosphate-dependent aminotransferase yields the protein MPAISDKGKMMPASPIRKLVPYSEEAKRKGRKVYHLNIGQPDIPTPEVAMNALRNINIKVLEYSHSAGNESYRRKLAAYYQKIGIKVDHTEMLITTGGSEAILFALMSCVNPGEEVITPEPFYANYNGFATTAGIKIVPVTSHIKNDFALPPIEDIEKKITPKTKGIIVCNPNNPTGYLYSKNELLQLKEIVKKHDLFLFSDEAYREFCYDGAEHFSAMNLEGIENNVILLDSVSKRYSECGIRIGALITKNKEVISTALKFAQARLSPPGLGQIAAEASIETPADYFEGVNKEYTARRNYMVEALNKIPGVYCPKPKGAFYTVVKLPVDDADKFAQWLLEDFEYNNQTVMVAPASGFYSTPGSGKNEVRIAYVLKIDDLKQAMMILAEALKVYPGRV from the coding sequence ATGCCAGCCATATCCGATAAAGGTAAAATGATGCCTGCATCACCGATCAGGAAGCTTGTTCCATATTCAGAAGAAGCAAAACGTAAAGGAAGGAAAGTTTATCATCTTAATATTGGTCAGCCCGATATCCCTACCCCTGAAGTGGCGATGAATGCCCTTCGTAACATAAATATTAAAGTTCTGGAATACAGTCATTCAGCAGGAAATGAATCGTACCGCAGGAAACTGGCTGCTTACTACCAGAAGATTGGCATTAAGGTTGATCACACCGAGATGCTGATAACCACAGGAGGATCGGAAGCCATATTATTCGCACTGATGTCGTGCGTAAATCCGGGTGAAGAGGTCATTACCCCTGAACCTTTTTATGCCAACTATAATGGTTTTGCAACAACAGCCGGTATAAAAATTGTACCTGTAACATCTCATATAAAGAATGATTTTGCTCTGCCTCCAATTGAGGATATCGAGAAAAAGATTACTCCTAAAACAAAAGGGATAATTGTATGCAATCCAAATAATCCCACAGGCTACCTCTACTCAAAAAATGAACTCCTTCAGCTAAAAGAGATTGTAAAGAAACACGACCTGTTCCTTTTCTCTGATGAAGCTTACCGGGAGTTTTGCTACGATGGTGCTGAACATTTTTCTGCGATGAATCTAGAAGGAATAGAAAATAATGTAATTCTTCTTGACTCTGTATCAAAGCGATACAGCGAATGCGGGATAAGGATCGGAGCCCTTATTACAAAAAACAAGGAGGTAATTTCAACAGCTCTTAAATTTGCGCAGGCTCGTCTCTCCCCTCCCGGACTCGGACAGATTGCTGCAGAAGCTTCAATAGAAACTCCGGCAGATTATTTCGAGGGGGTAAACAAAGAATACACGGCCCGAAGAAACTATATGGTGGAGGCGCTTAACAAAATCCCGGGAGTTTACTGCCCAAAACCGAAAGGGGCATTTTATACTGTGGTAAAGCTCCCTGTTGATGATGCTGACAAATTTGCACAGTGGCTGTTAGAAGATTTTGAGTATAACAATCAAACAGTTATGGTTGCTCCTGCATCGGGTTTCTATTCAACTCCGGGGTCAGGAAAAAATGAAGTCCGCATAGCTTATGTTCTGAAGATCGATGATCTGAAACAGGCTATGATGATCCTTGCTGAAGCGCTGAAGGTATATCCTGGAAGAGTGTAG
- a CDS encoding DUF1343 domain-containing protein, which translates to MKKVLVVSLLAGIIALSAECSGAKNDPVPGASQIELYRNQIEGKAVAIVANQTSLVGQTHLVDNLFGIGIDIKVIFAPEHGFRNLADAGELIEDGKDPVTGIKIISLYGTHQKPTPEDLAGIDVVLFDIQDVGTRFYTYISTLHYLMEACAENNKKCIILDRPNPNGFYFDGNILDTTYRSFVGMDPVPIVHGMTVGEYGQMLNGEGFLKGGLKCDLEVIKCKNYTHKTYYDLPVKPSPNLPNQNSIYLYPSTCFFEGTVLSLGRGTAFPFQVFGGPDMPDRGFSFTPESVPGAKNPPLLGVKCYGTDLRDALKNKIVPKPQINLDWIISAYNDFPQKDKFFTKYFDTLAGGPGLREQIQKGMSAKEIRESWKDGLEKFGKVREKYLLYK; encoded by the coding sequence ATGAAAAAAGTACTTGTTGTATCTCTGTTGGCTGGTATTATAGCTTTATCTGCAGAATGTTCCGGGGCAAAAAACGATCCTGTTCCAGGAGCCAGTCAGATAGAACTTTACAGAAACCAGATTGAAGGAAAAGCTGTTGCGATAGTCGCAAATCAGACTTCACTGGTTGGTCAGACCCATCTTGTTGACAATCTTTTTGGAATAGGTATTGATATTAAAGTGATTTTTGCTCCGGAACACGGATTCAGGAATCTGGCCGATGCCGGCGAGCTGATCGAAGATGGAAAAGATCCGGTTACCGGGATAAAGATAATAAGTCTGTATGGTACTCATCAGAAACCAACACCCGAAGATCTGGCAGGTATCGATGTGGTCCTCTTTGATATACAGGATGTAGGGACACGTTTTTATACCTATATTTCAACACTTCATTATCTTATGGAGGCTTGCGCGGAAAACAATAAAAAATGCATTATCCTCGATCGTCCCAATCCTAACGGCTTCTATTTTGATGGAAATATTCTCGACACGACTTACCGCTCATTTGTAGGAATGGATCCTGTGCCTATTGTTCATGGAATGACAGTAGGAGAGTACGGACAGATGCTGAATGGTGAAGGATTCCTTAAGGGTGGTCTAAAATGTGATCTTGAAGTTATTAAGTGTAAAAATTACACTCATAAAACATACTATGATCTTCCCGTGAAACCTTCGCCAAACCTGCCAAATCAGAATTCAATTTACCTTTATCCTTCAACCTGCTTTTTTGAGGGTACCGTGCTCTCTCTTGGCAGAGGGACAGCATTCCCTTTTCAGGTGTTTGGTGGTCCAGACATGCCCGACAGGGGATTCAGCTTTACTCCTGAGAGTGTACCGGGTGCAAAAAATCCGCCACTCCTGGGTGTTAAGTGTTATGGCACTGATCTAAGAGATGCATTAAAGAACAAAATTGTCCCCAAACCTCAGATTAATCTCGATTGGATTATAAGTGCCTACAATGATTTCCCGCAGAAAGATAAGTTCTTCACAAAGTATTTCGATACTCTGGCCGGTGGTCCGGGATTACGTGAGCAGATTCAGAAAGGTATGAGTGCCAAAGAGATCCGTGAAAGCTGGAAAGATGGGTTGGAGAAGTTTGGGAAGGTCAGGGAGAAGTACCTTTTGTATAAATAG
- a CDS encoding ABC transporter permease produces the protein MNLPYFIAQRLIKGRREETSFSRPINVIAIIGIAMGLAVMILAVAILTGFKQEIRDKVVGFGSHIQIMNFDSNISFETTPISGNQEFIPRIKAIPGIKHIEVFATKAGIIKTDEDIQGVVLKGIGSDFDWSYFSSNLVEGSVFTVTDTGRTDKVLISKKIADMLSLKNGDSFAMHFIQDPPRMRKFTISGIYETSLEEFDKMYVFCDIGHIKRLNGWEDDQISGFEVFIDDFDRLDEMTLAVRDAIGYKITEEDAKFKVTNIRIRYPQIFDWLNFQDINVIIIILLMLVVAGFNMISGLLILILEKTNMIGIIKALGSEDKTIRRIFLYQAAYLIAKGLIWGNVVGIGLAFLQLKTGIITLDPSSYYIKTVPVNLELAHILLLNAGTMAAIVIMLLVPSQLISRITPVKAIRYD, from the coding sequence ATGAATCTACCATATTTCATAGCACAAAGGCTCATTAAAGGGAGACGGGAAGAGACATCCTTTTCGCGCCCGATAAATGTTATTGCCATAATAGGCATTGCTATGGGACTGGCGGTAATGATTCTTGCAGTAGCTATACTTACAGGCTTTAAACAGGAGATCAGGGATAAGGTTGTCGGATTCGGGTCTCATATTCAGATCATGAATTTCGATTCGAATATCTCTTTTGAGACTACTCCTATCAGCGGTAATCAGGAATTTATTCCCAGGATAAAAGCAATCCCCGGGATAAAACATATCGAGGTTTTCGCAACTAAGGCAGGTATTATTAAAACAGATGAAGATATTCAGGGTGTTGTACTGAAGGGAATAGGAAGTGATTTTGACTGGAGCTATTTCAGCAGTAATCTGGTGGAAGGTTCCGTCTTTACAGTTACTGATACAGGAAGAACAGATAAAGTATTAATCTCTAAGAAAATTGCAGATATGCTAAGCCTCAAAAACGGGGACTCATTTGCAATGCACTTCATACAGGATCCTCCGAGGATGAGAAAATTCACTATCAGCGGTATCTATGAAACAAGTCTTGAGGAGTTTGATAAGATGTATGTCTTCTGCGATATCGGCCATATTAAAAGGTTAAACGGATGGGAAGATGATCAGATTAGCGGTTTTGAGGTGTTTATTGATGACTTTGACAGGCTGGATGAAATGACTCTGGCAGTAAGGGATGCAATAGGTTATAAGATTACTGAAGAAGATGCAAAATTCAAGGTAACAAATATCAGGATCAGATACCCTCAGATCTTCGACTGGCTAAACTTTCAGGATATTAATGTCATAATTATAATCCTGCTTATGCTTGTTGTTGCCGGATTCAATATGATTTCAGGATTGCTTATTCTTATCCTGGAGAAAACCAACATGATCGGCATTATTAAAGCACTCGGTTCGGAAGATAAAACTATAAGAAGGATCTTTCTTTATCAGGCAGCTTACCTCATTGCAAAAGGCTTGATCTGGGGAAATGTAGTCGGAATAGGACTTGCTTTTCTGCAGCTTAAAACGGGCATAATAACACTTGATCCCTCCTCATACTACATTAAAACGGTTCCGGTTAATCTTGAACTTGCGCATATTTTATTACTAAATGCAGGTACCATGGCTGCAATTGTAATTATGCTTCTGGTTCCTTCACAACTTATAAGCAGGATAACACCGGTGAAAGCAATAAGATACGATTAA
- a CDS encoding ATP-binding protein, which translates to MISKYLYVSIIIRVLLLVVFCSLLGYFLLVDYSVRIAIICLIAIIVLTINLISFLNTTNKKIRFFFDSVRNDDSSLSFPGDIKGLAFSELYESMNRVNRQIQKLKIVNRQQEQYFQTLLEHLATGIITYDSRGHVMHANSAAKRLLSAEVLTHLSQIERIDKKLFNTINNIKPFERKLVALNNERGETQLSLKATSFGMKENELIILSVQDIKHELDEKELESWMKLIRVLMHEIMNSITPITSLSESLSKIYTKNGDPVPPEEVTSKAIDTTLQGLNVIKDQGKGLMSFVESYRKLTKVPEPEKKIFRVTDLLSRVKILYESLETSRKVELSVKVINPDLEIFADQNLISQVLINLLKNALEANENNPDTRITIIANTDIDNRPELCVIDNGPGISEAKLDEIFVPFFTTKDKGSGIGLSISRQIMKVHGGNLKVRSVPYKETVFCLSF; encoded by the coding sequence ATGATTAGCAAATACCTGTACGTAAGTATTATTATCCGCGTCTTACTCCTTGTTGTTTTCTGTTCGTTACTCGGATATTTTCTCCTTGTTGATTACTCGGTCAGAATTGCAATTATCTGCCTGATCGCAATTATTGTACTTACCATAAACCTGATTTCGTTTCTGAATACAACAAATAAAAAAATCAGATTCTTCTTTGATTCTGTTCGCAATGATGATTCAAGTCTCTCATTTCCTGGTGATATCAAAGGTTTGGCATTCAGTGAATTGTATGAAAGCATGAATAGGGTTAACCGGCAGATCCAGAAGCTGAAAATTGTAAACCGGCAACAGGAACAATACTTCCAGACACTGCTTGAACATCTTGCCACCGGTATTATTACATATGATAGCAGAGGCCATGTTATGCATGCCAATTCTGCTGCAAAACGACTTCTGTCAGCAGAAGTGCTTACCCATCTCAGCCAAATTGAACGGATTGATAAAAAGCTGTTTAATACAATAAATAATATAAAACCGTTTGAAAGAAAGCTTGTTGCATTAAACAATGAACGGGGTGAAACTCAGCTCTCACTCAAGGCTACATCTTTTGGAATGAAAGAAAATGAGCTCATAATCCTGTCTGTTCAGGATATTAAGCATGAACTAGATGAGAAGGAACTGGAATCGTGGATGAAACTTATCAGGGTGCTGATGCATGAAATTATGAACTCCATAACTCCGATTACATCTTTGTCGGAGAGCCTCTCCAAGATCTATACAAAAAATGGTGATCCTGTACCGCCTGAGGAAGTGACATCAAAAGCAATTGATACAACACTGCAGGGTCTGAACGTTATAAAAGATCAGGGGAAAGGTTTGATGTCATTCGTGGAATCATACAGGAAGCTGACAAAGGTGCCTGAACCTGAAAAGAAGATCTTCAGGGTGACAGATCTATTAAGCAGGGTTAAGATTCTTTATGAATCCCTTGAAACGAGCAGGAAAGTTGAATTGTCAGTTAAGGTAATAAATCCGGATCTTGAAATCTTTGCTGATCAGAATCTGATATCGCAGGTCCTTATTAATCTTCTTAAGAACGCACTGGAAGCTAATGAAAACAATCCTGACACCCGGATCACAATAATTGCAAATACTGATATTGATAACCGGCCTGAACTATGTGTTATTGATAATGGTCCGGGAATCTCAGAGGCAAAACTCGATGAGATCTTTGTGCCGTTTTTTACAACTAAGGATAAGGGATCAGGAATCGGATTAAGTATATCGAGACAGATTATGAAGGTACATGGCGGTAACCTGAAAGTAAGATCAGTGCCTTATAAGGAAACGGTATTCTGCCTGAGTTTTTAA
- a CDS encoding sigma-54-dependent Fis family transcriptional regulator, with the protein MQQPGNILVIDDNKSILSTLEILLSPLFQSVTTLSNPNLIPAELRKKDYNLVILDMNFQAGINSGNEGLYWLGKIRETYPDVSVVMITAYGDIDLAVKALKAGASDFILKPWDNEKLIATLNIALQLNFSKKEVNELRERETGLKKELNRDQKYIIGSSPQLMKVLNMVRKVAKTDATVLITGENGTGKELIAQEIHRLSARSNEVLVSVDIGSLSETLFESELFGHTKGSFTDARENRQGKFEIADKGTLFLDEIGNLSFHLQAKLLAAIENRQITRIGSNQVIPTDIRLICATNRNLEKLVGEGLFREDLLYRINTIQIELPPLRERGNDIIILAEFFLKKYTYKYGKPDIRINQQAHDKLLSYSWPGNIRELQHTIEKAVILSESVVLKADDLYLRNAHLPGNNYAVSTLEEMERKMIRQALEKNDGNFTAAAEELGVTRQTLYNKMKKADQ; encoded by the coding sequence ATGCAACAACCAGGTAACATACTTGTAATCGACGATAATAAAAGTATCCTGAGTACCCTTGAGATACTGCTATCGCCTCTATTTCAATCTGTAACGACACTCTCCAATCCAAACCTCATCCCTGCTGAGCTTCGTAAAAAAGACTACAATCTTGTTATCCTGGATATGAATTTTCAGGCAGGAATAAACAGCGGAAACGAAGGATTATACTGGCTGGGAAAGATCAGGGAAACCTATCCCGATGTCTCGGTGGTTATGATAACAGCCTACGGGGATATTGATCTGGCAGTCAAGGCTCTTAAAGCGGGGGCTTCAGATTTCATTCTGAAGCCATGGGATAATGAAAAGCTTATTGCTACACTAAACATAGCACTCCAGCTGAATTTTTCAAAAAAAGAGGTTAACGAATTGCGGGAGCGGGAAACAGGATTAAAAAAGGAACTGAACCGCGACCAGAAATACATAATTGGCTCATCACCACAGCTGATGAAGGTTTTAAATATGGTCAGAAAGGTTGCCAAAACTGATGCCACTGTTCTGATAACAGGCGAGAATGGTACCGGAAAGGAACTTATAGCTCAGGAGATTCACCGTCTTTCTGCGCGGTCAAATGAGGTTCTGGTGAGTGTAGACATAGGATCATTAAGTGAAACCCTTTTTGAAAGTGAATTATTTGGCCATACCAAAGGCTCATTTACAGATGCTCGTGAGAACAGACAGGGAAAATTTGAGATTGCCGATAAAGGGACCTTATTTCTTGACGAAATCGGAAATCTGTCATTCCATCTTCAGGCAAAGCTTCTTGCCGCTATTGAGAACCGTCAGATTACTCGTATTGGTTCAAATCAGGTTATACCAACTGATATAAGACTTATATGTGCTACAAACAGAAATCTTGAAAAGTTGGTTGGGGAAGGACTGTTTCGCGAGGATCTTTTATACAGGATCAATACAATTCAGATCGAACTTCCGCCTCTCAGGGAAAGAGGTAATGATATAATAATTCTGGCTGAATTCTTTCTGAAGAAATATACCTATAAGTACGGTAAACCTGATATAAGAATAAATCAGCAGGCTCACGATAAGCTTTTAAGCTATTCATGGCCCGGAAATATCAGGGAGCTTCAGCATACTATCGAAAAGGCAGTTATTTTAAGCGAATCAGTTGTCCTTAAAGCTGATGATCTCTACCTGAGGAATGCTCATCTGCCGGGTAATAATTATGCTGTTTCCACCCTTGAGGAGATGGAGCGGAAAATGATTAGGCAGGCTCTTGAAAAAAACGATGGCAATTTTACCGCCGCTGCTGAAGAGCTTGGTGTTACGAGGCAGACACTTTATAACAAAATGAAAAAAGCAGATCAATGA
- a CDS encoding ABC transporter permease, which yields MMLLDLKIAVRTLKGNRVLSAISILGLGIGLGSIILLLALIVHETSFDKYIPDYHNVNRILFGQTSSTSYPLAEEMKKDFPEVKDYFRFYQAYNVPVGKAKNEMAFESSFSFSDASMYNIMGITFIAGVPANSVGDVAISEKTSQRIFGKSSPLGAVLFVKINPKELISLTVTGVFEEFPPNSTITPNLIADIKLSEKMFVNFQTQLGQFGGGITTALNWDNLSILSYVVLDKNTDKQALAIKMEKYKSLFRDQNLKDWKFVLQPVDEIYLKSAGISGGNGAIRIGNSNELKYYWSISFLILLISVANYIILTRAATFDRLRELGTRKVMGASGATLRKQILVESNLVTILSLIPASFVIDFGMTFINNTLNRTLSSEIFTNPLMWLLLIIVVIFTGTASGLLISSSISRTPSLLLLSAKTSEKSRIIRWDYSFLVFHFSLYIILVVSVLTVTKQIRYSMNNLTGINPKNIMVSYLNSPKLQSGFTTICNEMQSMPGVVKVAGGSFIPPFRDFLPITLANPNGEKNRFDGLIMGEGMTEMLDMEILEGSAFGPYQTTRMDVLINESSAKKFNIKVGDNYLGVFYIRGILKDFHSHSLHTLIQPMVILQQNPEKMGLVAIKTDGTNDKLITEKLKEVFSQIDPYEVFEVSYITDNMKEFYLTERNQAKITGAFSLLATVLAIMGLFGIALISISRKTKEIGLRKVNGASVFEVLYLLNKDFVKWVVISLFIGIPVSYYLVNDWQDRFAYKTELSWWIFAIAGLSAIMIALITVSWQSWRAATRNPVEALRYE from the coding sequence ATGATGCTGCTAGATTTAAAAATAGCTGTGAGGACCCTTAAAGGGAATAGAGTCCTTTCTGCAATAAGTATACTTGGACTGGGTATCGGACTTGGTTCAATAATTCTCTTGCTCGCTTTAATAGTCCATGAAACATCGTTTGACAAATATATTCCGGACTATCATAATGTGAACAGAATATTATTTGGTCAGACTTCATCCACTTCTTATCCTCTTGCAGAGGAGATGAAAAAGGATTTTCCTGAAGTGAAGGACTACTTCAGATTCTACCAGGCTTATAATGTACCTGTCGGAAAGGCAAAGAACGAGATGGCCTTTGAATCGAGTTTTTCCTTTTCTGATGCCTCGATGTATAATATTATGGGTATTACATTTATTGCAGGTGTGCCTGCAAATTCGGTGGGTGATGTTGCAATCTCCGAAAAAACCTCACAAAGGATATTTGGAAAAAGTTCTCCGCTTGGAGCTGTTCTGTTTGTAAAAATTAATCCTAAAGAACTTATAAGCCTTACTGTTACAGGTGTATTTGAGGAATTTCCGCCTAACTCAACAATTACGCCTAATCTGATAGCAGATATAAAGTTATCAGAAAAGATGTTTGTCAACTTCCAGACTCAGTTAGGCCAGTTCGGCGGAGGGATAACAACTGCGCTCAACTGGGATAATTTATCTATTTTATCTTATGTGGTACTCGATAAAAACACAGACAAACAAGCCCTGGCTATAAAGATGGAGAAATATAAATCTCTCTTCAGGGATCAGAACTTAAAAGACTGGAAATTCGTCCTGCAACCCGTCGATGAAATTTACTTAAAATCAGCAGGAATCTCAGGAGGCAATGGTGCCATAAGGATCGGAAATTCAAATGAACTTAAATATTACTGGTCTATATCTTTCCTGATCCTGCTCATTTCTGTCGCGAATTATATTATCCTCACAAGGGCAGCAACATTTGACAGGCTCAGAGAACTTGGGACCAGAAAAGTTATGGGCGCTTCAGGAGCCACTCTTAGGAAACAAATTCTTGTTGAGTCTAATCTGGTAACGATACTTAGCCTGATTCCGGCCAGTTTCGTTATCGATTTCGGGATGACATTTATTAACAACACATTAAACAGAACCTTATCAAGTGAAATTTTTACCAATCCACTTATGTGGCTGCTTCTCATAATTGTAGTAATTTTTACAGGCACTGCATCCGGATTGCTTATCAGTTCCAGTATTTCCAGAACTCCATCCTTACTTCTTCTGTCAGCAAAGACTTCTGAAAAATCAAGAATAATAAGATGGGACTATTCATTTCTCGTATTCCATTTCAGCCTCTATATTATCTTGGTTGTAAGTGTTTTAACTGTAACAAAACAAATCAGATATTCAATGAATAATCTGACCGGAATAAATCCGAAAAATATAATGGTCAGCTACCTCAACTCCCCAAAATTACAATCAGGATTTACAACAATCTGTAATGAGATGCAAAGTATGCCCGGCGTGGTCAAAGTTGCCGGGGGCTCATTTATTCCTCCCTTCCGCGATTTTCTTCCAATAACTTTGGCTAATCCCAATGGGGAGAAAAACAGATTTGACGGCCTGATAATGGGAGAAGGGATGACGGAGATGCTTGACATGGAGATTCTTGAAGGTTCAGCATTCGGCCCATATCAAACTACCAGAATGGATGTGCTGATTAATGAATCAAGTGCCAAAAAATTCAACATTAAGGTGGGTGACAATTACCTTGGTGTATTTTATATCAGGGGAATACTAAAAGATTTTCATTCACATTCGCTTCACACACTTATACAACCAATGGTTATCCTTCAGCAAAACCCTGAAAAAATGGGTCTGGTTGCCATTAAAACCGATGGAACAAATGATAAACTGATCACAGAAAAACTGAAAGAGGTTTTCAGTCAGATCGATCCCTATGAGGTATTTGAAGTTAGTTATATTACTGATAATATGAAGGAATTTTACCTGACAGAAAGAAATCAGGCTAAAATTACCGGAGCATTCTCATTACTGGCTACAGTTCTTGCTATTATGGGACTTTTTGGAATTGCCCTGATAAGTATCTCAAGAAAAACAAAAGAGATTGGTCTCAGAAAAGTCAACGGAGCCTCTGTTTTTGAGGTATTGTACCTTCTTAATAAGGATTTTGTAAAATGGGTTGTGATATCGCTCTTTATTGGAATACCTGTATCATATTATCTTGTAAATGATTGGCAGGACCGATTTGCATATAAAACAGAACTGAGCTGGTGGATATTTGCAATAGCAGGGCTCTCTGCAATCATGATTGCATTAATTACAGTCAGCTGGCAAAGCTGGAGGGCAGCAACAAGAAATCCGGTGGAGGCATTGAGATATGAATAG